CTGGCGCGCGGACGCGGCAGCCGCCGGTGGCAGGGCGCCCAGGCGGGGACGGCGCGGTGGAGTGGGGCAGCCTGGCGGGGGTgtggagggggggcagggggggggcggCAGCCGCGGTATCGACGCCCGGCGCCTCCGGAGCGAGGGGCGAGGGGgcccgggggcgggggcgggggcggaacgGGAGCACGTGCGGCACGCCTGCGCCCTCGTGTTTACCTCACCCCGCTGTCCCACTGCTCTCGCCGCCGGCATCGGACCCACACTCCTCTCACTCGTCCTCTACTAACATCGTTTTCTCCCAAACGCGACGTTTCTGTCCCCGATAAGCCAACGTAGTCGCGAACGGGAGTGGTGTTTCCAGCGCGACTGCCGAGTCGAGCGGTTATTTGTACTAGAATTTTAGAAACGTCACTGAACCGACTTACCCGCAAGCTGGACACCACAACGCCACTGTACTCGGATCAGAGCAAAAATGTGACTGACAGCTATTTGTTTGAAGGACAACTACTATAGCAACATCCATCCAGAAAATACGCTAGGAGGTGCCTTATGTTTTGTTCAACTATGCCATATGcactgatggcaaaaaaaaaatcgcgacaccGAGAAATAGTTTAACGCATAAaccaaagatgatatctattcaaatttcgtgccactcGCGTAAGAGTGGCCCTAGTTGCGCCactgtaagtgtggtgtcaccgccagacagcacacttgctaggtggtagcctttaaatcggccgcggtccgttagtatacatcggacccgcgtgtcgccactatcagtgattgcagaccgagcgccgccacacggcaggtctagagactccctagcactcgccccagttg
The sequence above is drawn from the Schistocerca americana isolate TAMUIC-IGC-003095 chromosome 10, iqSchAmer2.1, whole genome shotgun sequence genome and encodes:
- the LOC124552677 gene encoding sulfated surface glycoprotein 185-like, with protein sequence MPAARAVGQRGEVNTRAQACRTCSRSAPAPAPGPPRPSLRRRRASIPRLPPPPCPPSTPPPGCPTPPRRPRLGALPPAAAASARQFSCVCPPSSLCSPCPVVNCIANQPASHRYYLAHARSSRPARSAEAARGQLPEEASGTWQVRPAPSAAAAWLCVWLCE